One Streptomyces drozdowiczii DNA segment encodes these proteins:
- the prcB gene encoding proteasome subunit beta → MEANTRSTGRLPAAFLTPGSSSFMDFLSDQAPDMLPGNRQMPPLKGAVEAPHGTTIVAATFPGGVVLAGDRRATMGNMIAQRDIEKVFPADEYSAVGIAGTAGLAVEMVKLFQLELEHFEKVEGAQLSLEGKANRLSTMIRSNLAMAMQGLAVVPLFAGYDIDRERGRIFSYDVTGGRSEEHVGYASTGSGSIFARGSMKKLYRDDLTEEETLTLVVQALYDAADDDSATGGPDVGRRIYPIVTVITDEGFRKLTDAESSEIARSILERRLEQPDGPRAALL, encoded by the coding sequence GTGGAAGCCAACACTCGTAGCACCGGGCGTCTGCCGGCTGCCTTCCTGACGCCGGGGTCGTCCTCCTTCATGGACTTCCTGTCCGACCAGGCGCCGGACATGCTGCCGGGCAACCGCCAGATGCCGCCGCTGAAGGGTGCCGTCGAGGCGCCGCACGGCACCACGATCGTGGCCGCGACCTTCCCCGGCGGTGTCGTCCTGGCCGGCGACCGGCGGGCGACCATGGGCAACATGATCGCCCAGCGCGACATCGAGAAGGTCTTCCCGGCCGACGAATACTCGGCGGTGGGCATCGCCGGTACGGCGGGTCTCGCCGTGGAGATGGTGAAGCTCTTCCAGCTGGAGCTGGAGCACTTCGAGAAGGTGGAGGGCGCCCAGCTCTCCCTGGAGGGCAAGGCCAACCGGCTCTCCACGATGATCCGGAGCAACCTGGCGATGGCCATGCAGGGCCTCGCCGTCGTCCCGCTCTTCGCCGGTTACGACATCGACCGCGAGCGCGGACGCATCTTCAGCTACGACGTCACCGGCGGGCGCTCCGAGGAGCACGTCGGCTACGCGTCCACGGGTTCCGGTTCCATCTTCGCCCGGGGCTCCATGAAGAAGCTCTACCGCGACGACCTGACGGAGGAGGAGACGCTGACGCTGGTCGTGCAGGCGCTGTACGACGCGGCGGACGACGACTCGGCGACGGGTGGCCCGGACGTGGGCCGCCGTATCTATCCGATCGTCACCGTCATCACGGACGAGGGCTTCCGGAAGCTGACCGACGCGGAATCCTCCGAGATCGCCCGCTCGATTCTGGAACGCCGACTGGAACAGCCCGACGGCCCGCGCGCCGCGCTGCTCTGA
- the prcA gene encoding proteasome subunit alpha, with protein sequence MSTPFYVSPQQAMADRAEYARKGIARGRSLVVLQYADGIVFVGENPSRALHKFSEIYDRIGFAAAGKYNEYENLRIGGVRYADLRGYTYDRDDVTARGLANVYAQTLGTIFSSAAEKPYEVELVVAEVGTEPEGDQIYRLPHDGSIVDEHGSVAVGGNAEQISTFLDQRHRDGMSLAEALKLAVQALSREANGNEREIPADRLEVAVLDRTRPQQRKFKRIVGRQLARLLEAEAAASTPTDAPSDAEDGESTDTPTATTDPKATTDPKGTDTTDSGGDVE encoded by the coding sequence GTGTCGACGCCGTTCTATGTCTCACCTCAGCAAGCCATGGCCGACCGGGCGGAATACGCCCGGAAGGGCATCGCCCGCGGTCGCAGCCTGGTTGTGCTGCAGTACGCCGACGGAATCGTGTTCGTCGGCGAGAACCCGTCCCGTGCGCTGCACAAGTTCAGCGAGATCTACGACCGGATCGGTTTCGCTGCCGCCGGTAAGTACAACGAGTACGAGAACCTCCGCATCGGCGGAGTCCGCTATGCCGATCTGCGCGGTTACACCTATGACCGCGACGATGTGACGGCCCGTGGACTGGCGAACGTCTACGCGCAGACGCTCGGCACCATTTTCTCCAGTGCGGCCGAGAAGCCGTACGAGGTGGAGCTGGTGGTCGCCGAGGTGGGCACCGAGCCCGAGGGCGACCAGATCTACCGGCTGCCGCACGACGGCTCGATCGTGGACGAGCACGGCTCGGTCGCGGTCGGCGGCAACGCGGAGCAGATCAGCACCTTCCTGGACCAGCGCCATCGCGACGGGATGTCCCTCGCCGAGGCGCTGAAGCTGGCGGTGCAGGCGCTCTCCCGTGAGGCCAACGGCAACGAGCGGGAGATCCCCGCCGACCGGCTGGAGGTCGCGGTCCTGGACCGCACACGGCCGCAGCAGCGCAAGTTCAAGCGGATCGTCGGCCGGCAGCTGGCCCGGCTCCTCGAAGCGGAGGCCGCCGCGTCGACCCCGACGGACGCCCCGTCCGACGCGGAGGACGGCGAGTCCACGGACACCCCGACGGCCACGACGGACCCGAAGGCTACGACGGACCCGAAGGGCACCGACACGACGGATTCCGGCGGCGACGTGGAGTAA
- a CDS encoding MFS transporter: protein MAAGYLDILRARHAARLLTGTLVGRLPNGTASIAIVLFVRAEGGSYSVAGALAAVYGLATAVGQPLLGRAVDLYGQPRVQLPAAVVSALGMAVLALAGTGSLPLAYAAVAVAGLFTPPLEGGLRALWPSVLGGEERVHRAYAMDAVAQEVMFTAGPLLVTLLVALWSPATALLVINAIGVLGALSVVVSEPSRAWRSAPREAHWLGALRSPGLLALLGSFFFVGLALGSITVAAMAYADDLGRESVYGWLMAALGLGALIGGAVYGARQWAGAPERRLRVIVGLLALGYLPLVLTPGPVAMTVLAAVSGVFLAPAVACSFIVVDRHAPRGTVTEAFSWLVTTFGVGAAVGTAVAGPAVELGGTAWSFAVAGAGGVAALLVLLATGKVLGAPPRTAVAVRGSENDRNGAVEPGFSSGHQA, encoded by the coding sequence ATGGCCGCGGGATATCTGGACATCCTCCGGGCGCGGCACGCCGCCAGGCTGCTGACCGGCACCCTGGTGGGACGGCTGCCCAACGGCACGGCGAGCATCGCGATCGTGCTGTTCGTCCGGGCCGAGGGCGGCAGCTACAGCGTCGCGGGCGCGCTCGCGGCGGTGTACGGACTGGCCACGGCGGTCGGGCAGCCGCTGCTCGGCCGGGCGGTCGACCTGTACGGGCAGCCGCGCGTCCAGCTGCCCGCCGCCGTCGTCTCCGCGCTCGGCATGGCCGTGCTCGCCCTGGCCGGGACCGGCTCGCTGCCGCTCGCCTACGCGGCGGTGGCCGTGGCCGGGCTCTTCACGCCCCCGCTGGAGGGCGGTCTGCGGGCGCTGTGGCCGAGCGTGCTGGGCGGTGAGGAGCGGGTGCACCGGGCCTACGCCATGGACGCCGTCGCGCAGGAGGTCATGTTCACCGCGGGGCCGCTGCTCGTGACGCTCCTGGTCGCCCTCTGGTCGCCCGCCACGGCGCTGCTGGTCATCAACGCGATCGGGGTGCTCGGCGCGCTGTCGGTGGTGGTCTCGGAGCCCTCGCGGGCCTGGCGCTCCGCCCCGCGCGAGGCGCACTGGCTGGGCGCGCTGCGCTCGCCCGGGCTGCTGGCGCTCCTCGGCTCGTTCTTCTTCGTGGGCCTGGCGCTGGGCTCCATCACCGTGGCCGCGATGGCGTACGCCGACGACCTGGGCCGGGAGTCGGTGTACGGCTGGCTGATGGCGGCGCTCGGGCTCGGCGCCCTGATCGGCGGGGCGGTGTACGGGGCGCGGCAGTGGGCGGGGGCGCCGGAGCGGCGGCTGCGGGTCATCGTGGGGCTGCTCGCGCTGGGCTACCTGCCGCTGGTGCTGACGCCGGGACCGGTCGCGATGACCGTGCTCGCGGCCGTCTCCGGGGTGTTCCTCGCGCCGGCCGTCGCCTGCTCGTTCATCGTGGTCGACCGGCACGCGCCCCGTGGCACGGTGACGGAGGCGTTCTCGTGGCTCGTGACGACCTTCGGGGTCGGGGCGGCCGTGGGGACCGCGGTGGCCGGTCCGGCCGTCGAGCTGGGCGGGACGGCGTGGAGCTTCGCGGTCGCGGGGGCCGGTGGAGTGGCGGCGCTGCTCGTCCTGCTGGCCACCGGGAAGGTGCTGGGGGCTCCGCCGCGTACCGCCGTAGCGGTGCGAGGATCGGAAAATGATCGAAACGGTGCCGTCGAACCCGGTTTCAGCTCGGGCCATCAGGCGTAA
- the pafA gene encoding Pup--protein ligase has product MDRRIFGLENEYGVTCTFRGQRRLSPDEVARYLFRRVVSWGRSSNVFLRNGARLYLDVGSHPEYATPECDNLTELVTHDKSGERILEGLLVDAERRLHEEGIAGDVYLFKNNTDSAGNSYGCHENYLVARHGEFSRLADILIPFLVTRQLICGAGKVLQTPRGAVYCVSQRAEHIWEGVSSATTRSRPIINTRDEPHADAERYRRLHVIVGDSNMSETTMLLKVGATDLVLRMIEAGTVMRDLTLENPIRAIREVSHDTTGQRKVRLASGREASAIEVQREYYEKAVDFVDRRGIRTGNVERVLELWGRTLDAIEAEDLDRIDTEIDWVMKYKLIERYRAKHNMTMSNPRVAQIDLAYHDIHRRRGLYYLLERKGQAARICNDLKIFEGKSVPPQTTRARLRGDFIRRAQEQRRDFTVDWVHLKLNDQAQRTVLCKDPFRSVDDRVEKLIAGM; this is encoded by the coding sequence ATGGACCGCCGCATTTTCGGGCTGGAGAACGAGTACGGCGTCACGTGCACGTTCAGGGGACAGCGCCGACTGTCTCCTGATGAAGTGGCGCGCTACCTCTTCCGCCGTGTTGTGTCATGGGGCCGCAGCAGCAATGTCTTTCTGCGGAACGGCGCCCGCCTCTACCTCGACGTGGGATCGCATCCGGAATATGCAACCCCCGAATGCGACAACCTGACCGAGCTGGTCACCCACGACAAGTCCGGCGAGCGCATTCTCGAGGGCCTGCTCGTCGACGCCGAACGCCGCCTGCACGAGGAGGGAATCGCCGGCGACGTCTATCTCTTCAAGAACAACACCGACTCCGCGGGAAACTCCTACGGCTGCCACGAGAACTACCTCGTCGCCCGGCACGGGGAATTCTCACGCCTCGCGGACATCCTCATTCCCTTCCTCGTCACCAGGCAGCTGATCTGCGGCGCCGGCAAGGTGCTCCAGACCCCCCGGGGCGCGGTCTACTGCGTCAGCCAGCGTGCCGAGCACATCTGGGAGGGCGTCAGCTCCGCGACGACGCGCTCCCGCCCGATCATCAACACCCGCGACGAACCGCACGCGGACGCGGAGCGCTACCGCCGCCTCCACGTCATCGTCGGGGACTCCAACATGTCCGAGACGACCATGCTGCTCAAGGTCGGCGCGACCGACCTGGTGCTCCGCATGATCGAGGCGGGCACGGTGATGCGCGACCTGACCCTGGAGAACCCGATCCGGGCGATCCGCGAGGTCAGCCACGACACCACCGGGCAGCGCAAGGTCCGCCTCGCCAGTGGCCGGGAGGCTTCGGCCATAGAGGTGCAGCGCGAGTACTACGAGAAGGCCGTGGACTTCGTGGACCGCCGCGGCATCCGTACGGGCAACGTCGAGCGCGTCCTCGAACTGTGGGGCCGCACGCTCGACGCGATCGAGGCCGAGGACCTCGACCGGATCGACACCGAGATCGACTGGGTCATGAAGTACAAGCTCATCGAGCGGTACCGGGCCAAGCACAACATGACCATGTCGAATCCGCGGGTCGCCCAGATAGACCTCGCCTACCACGACATCCACCGCCGGCGGGGGCTGTACTACCTGCTGGAGCGCAAGGGCCAGGCCGCCCGCATCTGCAACGACCTGAAGATCTTCGAGGGCAAGTCGGTGCCCCCGCAGACGACCAGGGCGCGGCTGCGCGGCGACTTCATCCGGCGGGCCCAGGAGCAGCGGCGGGACTTCACCGTCGACTGGGTCCACCTCAAGCTCAACGACCAGGCGCAGCGCACGGTGCTCTGCAAGGACCCGTTCCGGTCGGTGGACGACCGGGTGGAGAAGCTGATCGCGGGTATGTGA